A single window of Synechococcus sp. C9 DNA harbors:
- the prmC gene encoding peptide chain release factor N(5)-glutamine methyltransferase: MTLREWWQQQRQRAPELATELDWLVRQVTGWDTLTLRWAEATGAEFLPQLQTLWHTYTQTRQPLQYLVGTTPWRDMDLQVAPGVLIPRPETERLVDVAVHWANCWGLTTGEWVDLGIGSGAIALGLLRELPGIHVHGVDCSPIALQIAKNNAMTLALNTRLTLYQGDWFTPLAHRRGHLQAMVSNPPYIPTHLLATLAPEVQYEPRLALDGGENGLVSLQYLVQTAPAYLAPGGLWCVETMSGQTGAVVALLQEQAGYQNIQVYRDWGGHDRLVVARWGG, translated from the coding sequence CTGCGGGAGTGGTGGCAACAGCAACGCCAACGGGCGCCCGAATTGGCAACGGAATTGGACTGGTTGGTGCGTCAGGTCACGGGCTGGGACACCCTCACCCTGCGCTGGGCGGAGGCAACCGGGGCGGAATTTCTCCCGCAGTTGCAAACCCTTTGGCACACCTACACCCAAACCCGCCAACCCCTGCAATATCTTGTCGGTACAACCCCTTGGCGGGACATGGACTTGCAGGTGGCACCGGGGGTGTTGATTCCCCGCCCGGAAACGGAACGGCTGGTGGATGTGGCGGTTCACTGGGCAAACTGTTGGGGGTTGACGACCGGGGAATGGGTGGACTTAGGGATAGGGAGCGGTGCCATTGCCTTGGGATTACTGCGGGAGTTGCCGGGGATTCATGTGCATGGGGTAGATTGCAGTCCAATAGCATTACAAATAGCTAAAAATAATGCGATGACCCTGGCGTTAAATACCCGGTTAACGCTCTATCAAGGGGATTGGTTTACGCCCTTGGCACATCGGCGGGGACATCTTCAGGCGATGGTTAGCAATCCGCCCTACATTCCCACCCATTTACTTGCCACCCTTGCCCCGGAAGTCCAGTATGAACCCCGTTTAGCCTTGGATGGGGGTGAAAATGGTTTAGTATCTTTGCAATACCTTGTCCAAACGGCTCCCGCTTATTTGGCTCCCGGCGGACTTTGGTGTGTGGAAACCATGAGTGGGCAGACCGGGGCGGTGGTGGCTTTACTCCAAGAACAGGCCGGTTATCAAAACATTCAGGTTTATCGGGACTGGGGCGGGCATGACCGGCTCGTTGTCGCCCGGTGGGGTGGGTAA
- a CDS encoding L-threonylcarbamoyladenylate synthase yields MLVSLPSLILGARGGNVVSFPTDTVPALAVQPAYGTKIYQCKQRPPDKPLILMAANLGAFLPWIAPGSTIPWEDLAHQHWPGALTIVVPASERVTTAINPENTGTIGLRIPKHPIALSVLQQTGILATTSANYSGADPLLTGEAINATFPDVYVWNGVYQGSGQPSTVVIWQDGSWHILRQGAVQL; encoded by the coding sequence ATGTTGGTGAGTTTGCCTAGTTTAATCCTAGGGGCACGGGGGGGGAATGTGGTCAGCTTTCCGACGGACACTGTACCGGCATTAGCAGTACAACCGGCGTACGGCACCAAAATTTACCAATGCAAACAACGTCCCCCGGATAAACCGTTAATTCTCATGGCGGCGAATTTAGGAGCGTTTCTGCCCTGGATTGCGCCCGGCTCAACCATTCCCTGGGAGGATTTGGCACACCAGCATTGGCCGGGGGCATTGACCATTGTTGTACCTGCGAGTGAACGGGTGACGACGGCGATTAACCCCGAAAATACGGGCACGATTGGGCTGAGGATTCCCAAGCATCCCATTGCTTTGAGCGTTTTACAGCAAACGGGTATTTTAGCAACCACCAGTGCCAATTATTCGGGGGCAGACCCTTTGTTGACGGGGGAAGCAATTAACGCCACATTTCCAGATGTTTATGTATGGAATGGGGTTTATCAAGGTTCAGGACAGCCCTCCACCGTCGTAATTTGGCAGGATGGGAGTTGGCACATTCTGCGCCAGGGAGCGGTGCAATTGTAG
- a CDS encoding penicillin-binding protein 2, translating to MATTLRPSQVRVHLARQRWRLRLVWAGLSVGALGLAVRLVYLQGVQAEWFRERAAAQQKALIRQASPRRTVVDSQGTVLALDQPVYELYAHPRLFKQPMPQIAQALAPILGRPVAALTQELQRAPSGIILARGLLPGVAQEIERLHLDGLELVGGFARVYPQQGVGAELVGYVNREHRGQAGVELSQEALLRQPQIPALLQRDGRGHYQSATVPTSWLLDDPRQLRLTLDVRLQRGAQSALRQSLQKFQAQRGAVIVLRVKDGAIRALVLEPGYDPNEFYRFPLERFKNWAVTDLYEPGSTFKPVNVAIALESQRVRPDQVFYDEGRIFVGGWPIQNFNFDQAGAGGSLSVSEILEQSSNVGMVHIMAQLPRRDYYQALRRLGLGDELSTDLPFTSPTSLKSETEFVNYPVEAATAAFGQGLALTPLKLAQLYAAIGNGGWLVSPHAVAGLWHPQTKELTPLHQPPRVRVFSQATCDAVIPMLERVVERGTGKPARIPGYRLGGKTGTAQKAGVGGYRSGKITSFVALFPVPRPEYVVLAVADEPQAGNAFGSTVTAPVVKAVIERLITLDGLPPSRK from the coding sequence GTGGCGACGACCCTGCGTCCCAGTCAGGTGCGGGTGCATTTGGCACGCCAGCGGTGGCGGTTGCGCCTGGTGTGGGCGGGGTTGAGTGTGGGTGCCCTGGGGTTGGCAGTGCGTTTGGTGTATTTGCAGGGGGTGCAGGCGGAGTGGTTCCGGGAGCGGGCGGCAGCGCAACAGAAGGCGCTCATTCGCCAGGCGAGTCCCCGGCGGACGGTGGTGGACAGCCAGGGAACGGTGTTGGCGTTGGATCAGCCGGTGTATGAGTTGTACGCCCATCCCCGTTTGTTCAAGCAACCCATGCCGCAGATTGCCCAGGCGTTGGCACCGATTTTGGGGCGACCGGTGGCGGCACTCACCCAGGAATTGCAACGGGCACCGAGCGGCATTATTTTGGCACGGGGACTCTTGCCGGGGGTGGCGCAGGAGATCGAACGGTTACACCTGGATGGGCTGGAATTGGTGGGGGGGTTTGCGCGGGTCTATCCCCAGCAGGGGGTGGGGGCGGAATTGGTGGGCTATGTGAACCGGGAGCATCGGGGGCAGGCGGGGGTGGAATTGAGCCAGGAAGCTCTGCTCCGGCAACCCCAGATTCCGGCACTGTTGCAACGGGACGGGCGAGGTCATTACCAAAGTGCCACCGTGCCCACCAGTTGGCTGTTGGATGACCCCCGGCAGTTGCGTTTGACCCTGGATGTGCGCCTCCAGCGGGGGGCCCAGTCAGCCCTGCGCCAGAGTTTGCAGAAATTTCAAGCCCAGCGGGGGGCGGTGATCGTCCTGCGGGTCAAGGATGGGGCGATCCGGGCGTTGGTGCTGGAACCGGGCTATGACCCCAACGAATTTTATCGTTTTCCCTTGGAGCGGTTCAAAAACTGGGCGGTCACGGATTTATACGAACCCGGTTCTACCTTTAAGCCGGTGAATGTGGCGATTGCCCTGGAAAGCCAGCGGGTGCGCCCGGATCAGGTTTTTTACGATGAAGGGCGGATTTTTGTGGGCGGCTGGCCGATTCAGAATTTTAATTTTGACCAGGCGGGGGCGGGGGGCAGTTTGAGTGTCAGCGAAATTTTGGAGCAGTCCAGCAACGTGGGCATGGTACACATCATGGCGCAACTGCCCCGGCGGGATTATTACCAAGCCCTGCGCCGGTTGGGGTTGGGGGATGAATTGAGTACGGATTTACCGTTTACCAGCCCCACTAGCCTCAAATCCGAGACGGAATTTGTCAATTACCCGGTGGAGGCGGCGACGGCAGCCTTTGGTCAGGGTTTGGCGCTCACCCCGTTGAAACTGGCGCAACTGTATGCGGCGATTGGCAATGGCGGTTGGCTGGTCAGTCCCCATGCGGTGGCGGGCTTGTGGCACCCCCAGACCAAGGAATTGACCCCTTTGCACCAGCCCCCCCGGGTGCGGGTGTTTTCCCAGGCGACCTGCGATGCGGTGATCCCCATGTTGGAGCGGGTGGTGGAGCGGGGTACAGGCAAACCGGCTCGGATTCCCGGTTATCGGTTGGGGGGCAAAACCGGCACGGCGCAGAAAGCGGGGGTGGGGGGCTACCGGAGCGGCAAAATTACCAGCTTTGTGGCTCTGTTCCCTGTCCCGCGCCCGGAGTACGTGGTTTTGGCGGTGGCGGATGAACCCCAGGCGGGGAATGCCTTTGGTTCGACGGTGACCGCCCCGGTGGTCAAGGCGGTGATTGAACGGTTGATCACCCTGGATGGGCTACCCCCCAGTCGTAAATAA
- a CDS encoding ABC transporter ATP-binding protein — MIATSLRSILPYLYPYRWRIFQALVCTLGFVLSMPALAHLAGVLAPMVGSGDVQAITRTSGLVMLFFVVRGLFQYGQDTLMADVALRLTLDLRCQVYQHLQKLDIGFFEQSRTGDLSYRLTEDVDRVGEMVHKLFHQFLPCVLQLIAVLSYMVFLNWTLTVATIVVAPLMTLLIGWFGQRLLLLSKRSQAKVADIAALLTEVLAGMRLVRAFAAEDYELQRFTQAAEQNRRARLGAERLKAVQFPVVGFLEAMSVLFLFWLGSVQISRGWLTAGEFVAFAAAVALLFDPITITTSNYNEYKQGQASVERILELLALVPQVQESPTAQPLPAITGKVEYQQVVFHYQAGQPVLRGIDLLILPGETVALVGPSGAGKSTLVQLLPRFYDPQGGAIRIDGVDIRTVTLKSLRRQIGMVPQETLLFSGTIAQNIAFGQTEWDLGRVEQAARVANAHGFIADLPQGYHTLVGERGVNLSGGQRQRIAIARAVLLDPKILILDEATSALDSESEVLVQEALERLMQNRTVLIIAHRLSTVRRADRIVVLEQGQITEMGTHEALLSQGGRYAQFYSQQFPDSWGDVR; from the coding sequence ATGATAGCAACCTCTCTGCGTTCTATTCTGCCGTACCTGTATCCCTATCGCTGGCGCATTTTCCAGGCGTTGGTGTGTACCCTGGGGTTTGTGTTGTCGATGCCAGCCCTGGCCCATTTGGCGGGGGTGTTGGCACCGATGGTGGGGAGCGGGGATGTGCAGGCGATTACCCGTACCAGTGGGCTGGTGATGCTGTTTTTTGTGGTGCGGGGTCTATTCCAATACGGCCAGGATACCCTGATGGCGGATGTGGCACTGCGTTTAACTTTGGATTTACGTTGTCAGGTGTATCAGCATTTACAAAAGCTGGACATTGGTTTTTTTGAGCAGTCCCGCACGGGGGATTTGAGTTACCGGCTGACGGAGGATGTGGACCGGGTGGGGGAAATGGTGCATAAGCTCTTTCACCAGTTTTTGCCCTGTGTACTCCAGTTGATTGCGGTGCTGAGTTACATGGTGTTTTTGAATTGGACGCTGACCGTGGCGACGATTGTGGTGGCGCCGTTGATGACCCTGTTGATTGGCTGGTTTGGGCAGAGGTTACTGCTGTTGTCCAAACGAAGTCAGGCGAAGGTGGCGGATATTGCGGCTTTGTTGACGGAGGTGCTGGCGGGAATGCGGTTGGTGCGGGCGTTTGCCGCTGAGGATTACGAATTGCAACGGTTTACCCAGGCGGCGGAACAAAATCGGCGGGCCCGGTTGGGGGCAGAACGGTTGAAGGCGGTGCAATTCCCGGTGGTGGGTTTTTTGGAAGCCATGAGTGTGTTGTTCTTATTTTGGCTGGGCAGTGTACAGATCAGTCGGGGCTGGCTGACGGCGGGGGAATTTGTGGCATTTGCGGCGGCGGTAGCACTGCTGTTCGACCCGATTACCATTACCACCAGCAATTACAACGAGTATAAGCAGGGGCAGGCTTCGGTGGAGCGGATTTTGGAGCTTTTGGCGCTGGTGCCCCAGGTGCAGGAATCCCCCACGGCGCAACCATTGCCAGCCATCACGGGGAAGGTGGAATACCAGCAGGTGGTGTTTCATTATCAGGCGGGCCAGCCGGTACTGCGGGGGATTGATTTGCTGATTCTGCCGGGGGAAACCGTGGCGCTGGTGGGGCCTTCGGGGGCGGGGAAAAGTACTCTGGTGCAGTTGTTGCCTCGGTTTTATGACCCGCAGGGGGGAGCGATCCGGATTGATGGGGTGGACATTCGCACGGTGACGCTGAAGAGTTTGCGCCGTCAAATTGGTATGGTGCCCCAGGAAACCTTGCTCTTTTCCGGCACGATTGCCCAGAATATTGCTTTTGGGCAGACGGAGTGGGATTTGGGGAGGGTGGAGCAAGCGGCACGGGTGGCCAATGCCCACGGGTTTATTGCGGATTTGCCCCAGGGGTATCACACCTTGGTGGGGGAGCGGGGGGTGAATTTGTCCGGGGGTCAGCGCCAGCGGATTGCGATTGCCCGGGCGGTTTTGTTGGACCCTAAAATTCTGATTTTGGATGAGGCGACGTCCGCCTTGGATTCGGAATCGGAGGTGTTGGTGCAGGAAGCCCTGGAACGTTTGATGCAGAACCGGACGGTGTTGATTATTGCCCACCGGCTGTCCACGGTGCGCCGGGCGGATCGGATTGTGGTGCTGGAGCAGGGGCAAATCACGGAAATGGGCACCCATGAGGCGTTACTCAGCCAAGGGGGCAGGTATGCCCAATTTTATAGCCAGCAATTTCCCGATAGCTGGGGGGACGTTCGGTAG
- a CDS encoding transposase: protein MRRQIQGLIKPLLNLLPKNDYPVLDTRLFVLIWMHFILDARVATMRGLFFLLNHLNFKVDISTFSKACKHRSTEPFQVILRELQKRLKHHQGEFKHLFPLDSTIITLTSKLFWHYKQVKLTLGLDINEGNIGDESIIFGKTNDHKIGHLVIGTIPENAVGIMDRGFASWKLMDEMCKRNTLFIVRIRNNMKLQPDNPDIRVIQFFNEEENTEYRLATNVTSMTDEEICSAYRLRWRIELLWKALKMHLKLDRIITKNENGVRLQIYAVLIGYLILRLLEIGHNKTYELIDKLRYLQIEIGRHCSFMELVGVEPLVG from the coding sequence ATGAGACGACAAATTCAGGGACTTATCAAGCCCTTGCTGAACCTTCTTCCCAAAAACGACTATCCAGTCTTGGATACTCGCTTGTTTGTACTCATATGGATGCACTTCATTTTAGATGCAAGAGTCGCCACCATGCGGGGCTTATTCTTCCTCTTGAATCATCTCAATTTTAAAGTTGACATATCAACGTTTTCTAAGGCGTGTAAACATCGTAGCACCGAGCCGTTTCAAGTGATCCTAAGAGAACTGCAAAAACGGCTTAAACATCATCAAGGTGAATTTAAGCACTTATTCCCATTAGATTCTACCATTATCACCCTGACCAGCAAATTATTCTGGCACTACAAGCAGGTAAAATTGACGCTTGGCCTGGATATAAATGAGGGCAATATCGGTGACGAATCAATTATATTTGGAAAGACTAATGACCATAAAATTGGGCATCTTGTGATTGGGACGATACCTGAGAATGCCGTTGGTATCATGGATAGGGGTTTTGCTTCCTGGAAATTAATGGACGAAATGTGTAAACGAAATACATTGTTTATTGTGCGGATTAGAAATAATATGAAGTTGCAACCTGACAATCCGGATATTCGGGTAATTCAATTTTTTAATGAAGAGGAAAACACAGAATATAGGCTAGCGACTAACGTGACTTCGATGACGGATGAAGAGATTTGTTCAGCCTATCGTTTGCGCTGGCGAATTGAGTTGCTTTGGAAGGCACTAAAGATGCACTTGAAATTGGATAGAATCATTACCAAGAATGAGAATGGTGTGCGGCTACAGATTTATGCCGTATTGATTGGTTATCTAATTTTAAGATTGCTGGAGATAGGTCACAATAAGACCTATGAATTGATTGACAAGTTGCGATATTTACAAATAGAAATAGGCCGACACTGTAGCTTCATGGAACTCGTAGGGGTAGAGCCGCTCGTAGGATAA
- a CDS encoding site-specific integrase, whose translation MELIQAGGKGKVAIYNRDGLYWLRWSYKGKRYSLAVGHSQVKPTRALAGRIEMDMAAGHFDSSLESYRPKQDQKVDQTSDPVLGVQELWQMFMDARRLAGTSEFFINNRFKSLARNLARWGKDITSEDTARAFIEYLRSRQSPTTANDNLRHLKSFGRWAVEQGHWQANHFERLQHAKVQIAPKRDNPFTADEVRLFLQTIKTDATYYKYHDFCYCLFHLGTRPSELIGLRWSAIDFTRRLITIAESLSRGDDGKSAGYARQRKSTKTGNVRVLPMTESVYSLLTGRFQESQPKSPDALVFTSPTGRAIDDHNFSQRCWRSICQRAGIPYRPPYIARHTALSHIVESTGSLAQAAAVAGHSSLRMVSQTYGHLVSRVQMPSYEG comes from the coding sequence ATGGAGCTTATACAGGCGGGCGGTAAGGGCAAGGTAGCGATATACAACCGGGATGGTTTGTACTGGTTGCGGTGGAGCTACAAAGGCAAGCGGTACAGTCTAGCGGTGGGGCACTCGCAGGTAAAACCCACACGGGCATTGGCGGGACGGATAGAAATGGATATGGCGGCGGGGCATTTTGACAGTAGCTTGGAATCCTACCGCCCAAAACAGGATCAAAAAGTGGATCAAACTTCTGATCCAGTTTTGGGAGTGCAGGAGTTATGGCAGATGTTTATGGATGCCCGTAGGCTTGCCGGTACAAGTGAGTTTTTTATAAACAACAGGTTTAAGAGCCTAGCCCGGAATCTAGCCCGGTGGGGCAAGGACATTACTTCAGAAGATACCGCCCGTGCGTTTATTGAATATCTGCGTAGCCGTCAGTCCCCCACGACTGCCAACGATAACCTACGGCACCTTAAATCTTTTGGCAGATGGGCTGTGGAGCAGGGGCACTGGCAAGCTAACCATTTTGAGAGACTGCAACACGCTAAGGTGCAGATTGCCCCGAAGCGTGATAACCCGTTTACTGCTGATGAAGTGCGACTATTCCTACAAACCATTAAAACGGACGCTACATATTATAAGTATCACGACTTCTGCTATTGCCTATTCCACCTTGGTACCCGCCCATCAGAATTGATAGGACTGCGGTGGAGTGCCATAGATTTTACCCGTAGGCTGATTACCATAGCGGAATCCCTTAGCAGGGGTGATGATGGCAAGAGTGCTGGTTACGCTAGACAACGCAAGAGTACCAAAACCGGCAATGTACGAGTCCTACCCATGACTGAATCAGTTTATAGCCTGTTAACCGGGCGGTTTCAGGAATCACAACCTAAATCACCTGATGCGTTGGTGTTTACCAGTCCCACCGGGCGGGCGATTGATGATCACAATTTCAGTCAGCGGTGTTGGCGTAGCATTTGCCAGCGGGCGGGCATACCGTACAGGCCGCCATATATTGCCCGGCACACGGCACTTAGCCATATTGTGGAATCCACCGGCTCTCTAGCGCAGGCGGCGGCGGTGGCGGGGCATAGCTCCCTACGGATGGTGAGTCAAACCTACGGGCACCTGGTAAGCCGGGTGCAGATGCCCAGTTATGAAGGTTAG
- a CDS encoding DUF3987 domain-containing protein, producing MTSLTHANNAVHHLDNRHRQEWLQSAVSPDVIDLNVETLRDAQAVAKLLNLPLDGLHGWGAKDLTPGWIAWSVDPLTGKRDGSFIYKPDKAPLALDDGKPKIGTDGTIKRCKYIQRRGAATKPLFLQADWLNWPEILADESYDLALCEGGKKAGSLISQSIAAISIQGMWNSQVNWELKPELRIFCPGRNIYLFPDADWRTNANVAQGWLRTGALLQDAGANIKVCVWDSALGKGVDDALANGAILEKIMGKALDLSQWAKQVKTIKTEAPEVTPELVNQVLAESQARFDVYQLIPTELANAITRKAKTFELPPETLLSVFLAVASSLIPHKLSLGDDYTIPAILWLGLMGDSGTGKSPVINTFTKPLSKFQREAYERYESAMEAYRQALGDKEIENKPSPPNRRFYYLQDFTWEAISTALKARNHCLIYSDELAGFVLGQNQYKQRGGNDRQRWLTAYDGGAIDVLRTTRNLHIPDASLSVLGGIQPSILQQLIGRDGSTVDGFWARFLWIEIPSRKLPCPIDAPVVNLSELLAGVYERLDQRAGVSSTFSLCPRGKRLWAQWWDEVEALKDSEVNPFLKAIYPKMMERAGRVALVAHCVNSAFRNDCPGEVIPPETLEWAIAFIRWTLQQSRLVYADCGHCESPEAQRIARFIQKFQGKTVDGRRVNAWWTGNKKPLAKECRQWLADLVALGYAEVISGTPDKPDFAVRILGAKVHNPQKSHYDGDTSAPTPGAFLGAKVHLPNPDTKNAPNAPVDAPTTGAPETTTGSQFQGNAPNAPDFIDSNSEGDEQWEDF from the coding sequence ATGACAAGCTTAACCCATGCAAACAATGCGGTACACCATTTAGACAATCGGCACCGACAAGAGTGGCTACAGTCGGCGGTTAGCCCGGATGTAATTGATCTCAATGTTGAAACCCTAAGGGATGCCCAGGCGGTAGCCAAATTACTAAACCTGCCATTGGATGGGCTTCACGGATGGGGGGCAAAGGATTTAACACCGGGCTGGATAGCTTGGAGTGTCGATCCCCTGACGGGCAAACGGGACGGCTCATTCATTTACAAGCCCGACAAGGCACCCTTAGCCCTTGATGACGGCAAACCCAAGATTGGCACTGATGGCACTATCAAACGGTGCAAATACATCCAGCGCAGGGGGGCGGCTACAAAGCCCCTATTTCTACAAGCAGACTGGTTAAATTGGCCTGAGATTTTAGCTGATGAAAGCTACGATTTAGCACTCTGCGAAGGGGGCAAAAAAGCAGGCTCACTTATCAGTCAGTCTATCGCCGCCATTTCCATTCAGGGGATGTGGAATTCCCAGGTTAATTGGGAATTAAAACCCGAATTAAGGATATTTTGCCCAGGGCGGAATATCTATCTTTTCCCTGATGCTGATTGGCGGACTAATGCCAATGTCGCTCAGGGGTGGTTACGCACTGGAGCATTGCTCCAAGATGCGGGGGCAAACATCAAAGTTTGTGTCTGGGATTCAGCACTAGGTAAAGGCGTTGATGATGCCCTAGCTAATGGTGCCATCCTAGAAAAAATCATGGGCAAGGCATTGGATTTATCCCAATGGGCAAAGCAGGTTAAAACAATCAAGACTGAAGCCCCAGAAGTTACACCGGAATTGGTGAATCAGGTATTAGCTGAATCTCAAGCTAGATTTGATGTTTATCAGCTAATTCCCACCGAATTGGCTAATGCAATCACCCGTAAAGCTAAAACCTTTGAATTACCCCCGGAAACCCTGCTATCCGTATTTCTAGCGGTTGCCAGTAGCCTAATTCCCCATAAACTATCCTTGGGGGATGATTACACGATACCCGCCATTTTATGGTTAGGTTTGATGGGGGATAGTGGCACTGGAAAATCACCCGTAATCAACACCTTTACCAAGCCCCTAAGCAAGTTTCAAAGGGAAGCCTATGAGCGTTATGAATCGGCAATGGAAGCCTATAGGCAAGCCTTAGGGGACAAGGAAATTGAAAATAAACCCTCCCCCCCTAATCGCAGGTTTTACTACCTTCAAGACTTCACCTGGGAAGCGATTAGCACAGCCCTAAAAGCCCGTAATCATTGCCTGATTTATTCAGATGAATTAGCAGGCTTTGTGCTAGGGCAAAATCAATATAAACAACGGGGCGGAAACGATAGGCAAAGATGGTTAACCGCCTATGATGGTGGGGCAATTGACGTTTTAAGGACTACCCGGAATTTGCATATTCCTGATGCAAGTCTCAGTGTTTTAGGGGGCATACAACCGTCAATACTGCAACAGTTAATAGGTAGGGATGGCTCAACGGTGGATGGATTTTGGGCACGGTTTTTATGGATTGAAATTCCCAGTCGCAAATTACCTTGTCCTATCGATGCCCCGGTCGTCAATCTGAGTGAGCTACTCGCAGGGGTTTATGAGCGCCTGGATCAACGGGCGGGGGTAAGTAGCACTTTCAGCCTGTGCCCCAGGGGAAAACGCTTATGGGCGCAATGGTGGGATGAAGTCGAAGCCCTTAAGGATTCAGAAGTAAACCCATTCCTAAAGGCAATCTATCCCAAGATGATGGAGCGAGCCGGGCGGGTAGCCCTGGTTGCCCATTGTGTGAATAGTGCATTTAGGAATGATTGCCCAGGCGAAGTCATACCCCCGGAAACCTTGGAATGGGCAATCGCATTTATTAGGTGGACACTTCAACAATCCAGGCTGGTTTATGCCGATTGTGGACACTGCGAAAGCCCCGAAGCGCAACGGATAGCCCGGTTTATCCAAAAATTCCAGGGCAAAACTGTTGACGGTAGGCGGGTGAATGCTTGGTGGACTGGTAATAAAAAACCCCTAGCCAAAGAATGCCGCCAATGGCTTGCCGATCTGGTAGCCCTTGGTTATGCCGAAGTCATCTCCGGCACCCCCGATAAACCCGATTTTGCTGTAAGGATTCTAGGTGCAAAGGTGCATAATCCCCAGAAGTCGCATTATGACGGGGATACAAGCGCACCTACCCCAGGTGCATTTTTAGGTGCAAAGGTGCATTTGCCAAACCCCGATACGAAAAATGCACCTAACGCACCTGTAGATGCACCTACCACAGGTGCGCCGGAAACCACGACTGGGAGCCAATTCCAGGGAAATGCACCTAATGCACCTGATTTTATAGATTCCAATTCAGAGGGGGATGAGCAATGGGAGGACTTCTAA
- a CDS encoding DUF2281 domain-containing protein → MISEIIGIVKQLPPGAQRDVLDFCQFVARQHRGKVEKRQREWQKRHTDDPPMYKGTP, encoded by the coding sequence ATGATCAGCGAAATTATTGGCATTGTCAAACAATTGCCGCCGGGTGCCCAACGGGACGTTTTAGACTTCTGCCAATTTGTGGCACGTCAACACCGGGGCAAAGTTGAGAAACGGCAACGGGAATGGCAGAAACGTCACACCGATGATCCGCCAATGTACAAGGGCACTCCCTAA
- a CDS encoding iron uptake porin, with product MASGANPRGLKASTADKLAFSYRARLNFDTSFTGNDFLRVRLQAADIANLAAATGANEARLSFDTATGGNVTLDELFYRFSFDKGRGTIQISPASPGIDAQFFSYAPLASDGTAAISRFGRFNPLFYRPGNPGGSSFFVNYQFNPIFAVGASYQATNPSSTGTAGAKSSAWNPDLGLFGSNYTANFLLDVQPRRDFRFGVGFAQVYNENVNRVGGTAASGIDLTGATGTDFAFNPFSPTGTPGLAAIGRTAVNMQTVNLMFQWRAIPQFTLAGWFGYGWVRGESDTAPLPGVKQGTRRANLLTAALQFAFPDVFGRRGDLGGVIVGIPPYVTASEWNGGTLASGNNIPAGVAGATNTQGPRKLNLRDTSVPVHLEAFYRFQVNKFLSVTPGAFVVFNPNGQSENDPLVVYTIRTTFAF from the coding sequence GTGGCTTCTGGTGCTAACCCACGGGGACTCAAGGCAAGCACTGCGGATAAGCTGGCGTTTAGCTACCGGGCACGGTTGAACTTTGATACCAGCTTCACGGGCAATGACTTCCTGCGGGTGCGGTTGCAGGCGGCGGATATTGCCAACTTAGCGGCGGCAACGGGTGCCAACGAGGCTCGTTTGAGTTTTGATACGGCTACTGGCGGCAATGTCACGTTGGATGAATTGTTTTACCGCTTCTCTTTTGATAAAGGTCGGGGAACGATTCAGATCAGTCCAGCCAGTCCTGGTATTGATGCTCAGTTTTTTAGTTACGCTCCTTTGGCTTCGGATGGCACGGCGGCCATTTCCCGCTTTGGTCGGTTCAATCCCCTGTTTTATCGGCCAGGAAATCCCGGCGGTTCATCCTTCTTTGTGAATTATCAGTTCAATCCCATTTTTGCCGTTGGTGCCAGCTATCAAGCCACCAACCCCAGTTCCACAGGAACAGCAGGAGCGAAATCCAGTGCCTGGAACCCAGATTTGGGGTTATTCGGTTCCAATTACACCGCCAACTTTTTATTGGATGTGCAACCCCGGCGTGACTTCCGATTTGGGGTGGGTTTTGCTCAGGTGTACAACGAGAATGTGAATCGTGTTGGTGGGACAGCCGCATCGGGTATCGATTTGACAGGTGCTACCGGGACGGACTTTGCCTTCAATCCCTTCAGCCCGACGGGTACACCTGGGTTGGCTGCAATCGGTCGGACGGCGGTGAATATGCAGACGGTGAACCTGATGTTCCAGTGGCGGGCGATTCCCCAGTTCACCTTGGCAGGTTGGTTCGGTTATGGCTGGGTACGGGGTGAATCGGATACGGCACCTCTGCCGGGGGTCAAACAAGGCACCCGCAGGGCCAACCTGTTAACGGCCGCTCTACAATTCGCTTTCCCGGATGTATTTGGTCGTCGTGGGGATTTGGGAGGGGTGATTGTCGGGATTCCGCCATACGTGACAGCGAGTGAGTGGAATGGGGGTACTTTGGCAAGTGGTAACAATATTCCTGCGGGGGTTGCTGGTGCTACGAATACGCAAGGACCTCGTAAGTTGAACCTGCGGGATACTTCGGTGCCAGTGCATTTGGAAGCCTTTTATCGTTTCCAGGTGAACAAATTCCTTTCTGTTACCCCCGGTGCCTTTGTGGTGTTCAACCCCAATGGTCAGTCCGAGAATGACCCCTTGGTAGTTTATACGATTCGGACGACATTTGCGTTCTAA